A region of the Candidatus Sericytochromatia bacterium genome:
CTTCCACGAGGATGGGGTGAACAGCGCCCTCGCGGTGGGCCGCGCCTACGGCGAGGCGCTGGCCTGATGGAGAGTTGCCTCTACGAGGGGGCGGTCTGGCACCGGCGCCACCATCCGGTCACGCACTGGTTTCAGCGCCGCCTGTTCATGGTCTATCTCGACCTGGCCGAACTGGACCAGGTCTTCCGCGGGCGCTGGCTCTGGTCGACCACGCGCCCGGCGCTGGCCTGGTTCCGTCGCGGCGACCAGTTCGGGGATCCGGCCGTGCCGCTGGATACGGCGGTGCGCGACCTGGTGGAAGCGCAAACGGGGACACGCCCCAGCGGCCCCATCCGGCTGCTCACGCACCTGCGCTACTTCGGCTTCGTCTTCAACCCGGTCAGCTTCTACTACTGCTACTCACCCGACGGCCAGCAGGTCGAGACGGTGGTGGCCGACGTCAGCAACACGCCCTGGGGCGAGCGGCACCTGTACGTCCTGCCGGCCCAGCCCGGTGAGGCCATGCGCTTCAAGCTGCGCAAGGTCTTTCACGTCTCGCCATTCATGCCGATGGACGTGGACTACGACTGGCGCTTCACCCCACCCGGACGGCGGCTGGCCGTGCACATGGTCAATCAGCGCGAGGGCAGTCGCCTGTTCGAGGCGACGCTGGTGCTATCGCGACGGGCGATCGACGGGCGATCGCTGCGCCGGATGCTCTGGCGCCATCCCGCCATGACCATGATGGTGTTCGCCGGCATCTACACCGAAGCCTTCCGCTTGTGGCGCAAGCGCACCCCATTCTACGCGCACCCACGCCACGGGTCCGCCTAAGACGCTTCCCCGGGCGTTCCAACCAATCGCCAATGGCCCGCGCGAAATTCGAAAAGTCACCCAATCGGTCGCTGGCCAACGCGTGGACGAGCGACCAATCGATCGCCCGGTCATGATGAACGGCCAGATTGCGAAAGCCCACGGCACGGCGCAATCGTTGAGCCAACGCGGATTCGATCACATCGGCGTCGCCACACAAGCGTACCCCTCGCGTGAGAATCTCACCGAGCAAGGGTTGCCCCACCTCCCGCAGGTCGACCAGGTCGACAGGGCGGCCCGTCGACTCGGCCAGATCCGCCATCAAGGCCAGGCGCTCAGTGGGCGAAAGCGGGACCTCCGTCGCGATCGCCAGGTCGAGATCACTCTCAGGTCTTGCCCGTCCTTCGGCCAGCGAGCCGAACAGGATCGCCAGGCTGATGGCCGGTTGTCGCTGCAGCGCAGCGCGGAGAGTCACAAGCAGCTGCGGGTCGAACGCTGGCGGCACGCTGGACAA
Encoded here:
- a CDS encoding DUF1365 domain-containing protein is translated as MMESCLYEGAVWHRRHHPVTHWFQRRLFMVYLDLAELDQVFRGRWLWSTTRPALAWFRRGDQFGDPAVPLDTAVRDLVEAQTGTRPSGPIRLLTHLRYFGFVFNPVSFYYCYSPDGQQVETVVADVSNTPWGERHLYVLPAQPGEAMRFKLRKVFHVSPFMPMDVDYDWRFTPPGRRLAVHMVNQREGSRLFEATLVLSRRAIDGRSLRRMLWRHPAMTMMVFAGIYTEAFRLWRKRTPFYAHPRHGSA